From a region of the Mercurialis annua linkage group LG1-X, ddMerAnnu1.2, whole genome shotgun sequence genome:
- the LOC126664667 gene encoding cytochrome b561 and DOMON domain-containing protein At4g17280: MEKYLNPMLCLTILMSMIMYTCGQTCSSYKFSSNQLFSACNDLPFLNAYLHWNYNSSSRQLQIAYRHAGVLNPNRWVAWAINPTSTGMLGSQAIVAYQQSDGGMRVYTSPVSSYRTSLSQGKLSFGVSDLSATFSGNEITIFGTLDLSSIGSTTINQVWQEGPVSSDSPQIHPTSGPNVQSMGTVNLLSGTVASTGGNGRTNKRNVHGVLNAISWGILMPVGALVARYLKVFKSAHPAWFYIHVGCQFIAYTVGVAGWGTGLKLGSESSSVQYNPHRTIGIILFILGTLQVFALLLRPKPEHKYRFYWKIYHHTVGYVVILLSIINIFKGFNILNPAKTWKNAYIGIIVVLAIIAVWLEGYTWYIVIKRRRSENDAKMQHGQHQRV, from the exons ATGGAAAAATACCTTAATCCTATGTTATGTCTCACAATTTTAATGTCCATGATTATGTACACATGTGGTCAGACATGTTCAAGCTATAAATTCTCTAGCAACCAACTATTCAGTGCATGTAATGATCTGCCATTCTTGAATGCATATCTGCATTGGAATTATAACTCGTCGTCGCGACAGCTTCAGATTGCATACAGGCATGCAGGAGTATTAAACCCTAATAGATGGGTTGCTTGGGCTATAAATCCGACTTCAACGGGAATGCTTGGCTCGCAAGCAATCGTTGCGTACCAACAATCTGATGGAGGAATGAGAGTCTATACTTCTCCTGTTTCTTCCTACCGGACGTCTCTATCACAAGGGAAACTTAGCTTTGGTGTTTCTGATCTGTCAGCCACATTTTCTGGTAATGAAATTACCATATTCGGTACGTTGGATCTCTCAAGCATTGGTTCAACTACTATTAATCAGGTTTGGCAAGAGGGTCCTGTTTCTAGTGACTCTCCTCAGATTCATCCCACTTCCGGCCCTAATGTTCAATCCATGGGAACTGTTAATCTTCTTTCGGGTACGGTTGCTTCAACTGGTGGAAATGGCAGAACCAATAAAAGAAAT GTTCATGGAGTGCTAAACGCGATCAGCTGGGGAATACTGATGCCGGTGGGTGCTTTGGTGGCAAGGTACTTGAAGGTGTTCAAATCTGCACACCCAGCATGGTTTTACATACATGTTGGTTGCCAATTCATAGCCTACACTGTTGGTGTAGCTGGATGGGGTACCGGACTCAAACTTGGCAGCGAGTCTTCTAGTGTTCAATATAATCCTCATCGAACCATCGGAATCATTCTTTTCATCCTTGGAACCCTTCAGGTATTCGCGTTGCTTCTAAGGCCAAAACCGGAACACAAATACAGATTCTACTGGAAGATCTACCACCACACAGTCGGATACGTAGTAATTTTACTGAGCATCATAAACATATTCAAAGGATTCAACATATTGAACCCTGCAAAGACGTGGAAAAATGCGTACATCGGAATCATTGTAGTTTTGGCCATAATTGCTGTGTGGTTGGAAGGTTATACTTGGTATATAGTCATCAAGAGGAGAAGATCAGAGAATGATGCAAAGATGCAGCATGGCCAACACCAAAGGGTGTAA
- the LOC126664668 gene encoding inositol-phosphate phosphatase: protein MAINMSETDSLSEFLQTAVDAAKRAGQIISKGFYLTKHVEHKGQVDLVTETDKSCEDLIFNHLKQHFPTHKFIGEETTAACGITELTDEPTWIVDPLDGTTNFVHGFPFVCVSIGLTIGKVPTVGVVYNPIMDELFTGIQGKGAFFNGKPIKVSSKSELVSALLATEVGTKRDKATVDATTNRINSMLFKVRSLRMSGSCALNLCGVACGRLDLFYETGFGGPWDVAAGVLIVKEAGGLVFDPSGKDFDITSQRVAVSNPLLKDAFVEILQQIE, encoded by the exons ATGGCCATTAATATGTCAGAAACTG ATTCACTGTCTGAATTCCTGCAAACTGCTGTTGATGCAGCCAAGAGAGCTGGCCAG ATTATCAGTAAGGGATTTTACCTGACCAAGCATGTGGAGCACAAGGGCCAG GTGGATTTAGTGACGGAAACTGATAAATCTTGTGAAGATCTCATCTTTAATCATCTCAAACAACATTTTCCCACACATAAG TTCATAGGGGAAGAAACTACTGCTGCCTGCGGTATTACAGAGCTGACAGATGAACCTACATGGATAGTTGATCCTCTTGATGGAACAACCAACTTTGTCCATGG GTTCCCCTTTGTGTGCGTATCTATTGGCCTTACCATTGGGAAAGTTCCGACTGTAGGTGTTGTTTACAACCCAATAATGGACGAG TTGTTCACGGGCATCCAAGGAAAAGGTGCATTTTTTAATGGAAAGCCCATAAAAG TATCATCTAAATCAGAGCTTGTGAGTGCTCTTCTTGCAACAGAG GTTGGAACAAAGCGTGATAAGGCTACCGTGGATGCCACGACAAATAGAATCAATAGCATGCTTTTCAAG GTGCGATCCCTTAGGATGAGTGGCTCCTGTGCATTAAATCTTTGTGGAGTGGCATGTGGAAGACTTGATTTATTCTATGAAACTGGGTTTGGGGGTCCATG GGATGTAGCAGCTGGCGTGTTAATTGTAAAAGAAGCCGGCGGACTTGTTTTTGACCC GTCTGGTAAAGATTTTGACATCACCTCCCAGAGAGTTGCAGTTTCAAACCCTCTCTTGAAGGATGCATTTGTCGAGATTTTGCAGCAAATAGAATGA
- the LOC126668557 gene encoding mitochondrial import inner membrane translocase subunit PAM16 like 2-like encodes MAAKVVAQLVVMGSSILARAFVQAYRQALTNASKSGVAQETIQNTIRRGSKVMTEQEARQILGVTEETAWEEILNKYDNLFERNAKNGNFYIQSKVHRAKERLETVYEGKGETPS; translated from the exons ATG GCAGCTAAGGTTGTCGCACAATTAGTTGTGATGGGTTCTAGTATTTTAGCTCGCGCCTTTGTTCAAGCCTACCGTCAAGCTCTCACAA ACGCCTCAAAATCTGGTGTTGCCCAAGAGACTATTCAAAACACAATCCGACGAGGGAGCAAAGTCATGACAGAGCAAGAGGCCCGTCAAATTCTCGGTGTAACAGAGGAAACTGCTTGGGAGGAGATTCTGAAT AAATATGACAATTTATTTGAGAGAAATGCCAAGAATGGTAACTTTTATATTCAATCAAAGGTTCACAGAGCCAAGGAACGTTTAGAGACTGTATATGAAGGCAAAGGCGAGACCCCTAGTTAA